A single window of Solanum dulcamara chromosome 5, daSolDulc1.2, whole genome shotgun sequence DNA harbors:
- the LOC129888897 gene encoding uncharacterized protein LOC129888897, translating to MEAIEHYTAAISSSVESRPFAAICFCNRAAAHQALGQIVGAIADCSLAIALDKNYTKAVSRRATLHEMIRDYGHAVNDLERLISLQEAQSLERTRQSEALDKSNGSSAKEAKQTRLQLSSIQEKAKRGTSLDLHLIFSNTVKRVFKNILN from the exons ATGGAAGCTATTGAACATTATACTGCTGCTATATCCAGCAGTGTTGAGTCACGTCCTTTTGCAGCTATCTGTTTCTGCAATCGAGCTGCTGCTCACCAAGCTCTTGGTCAAATTGTTGGTGCCATTGCAGATTGTAGTCTTGCCATTGCTCTTGACAAGAACTACACAAAG GCTGTTTCAAGGAGGGCTACCTTACATGAGATGATTAGAGACTATGGGCATGCTGTAAATGATCTTGAGAGGCTCATATCCCTTCAGGAAGCTCAATCACTAGAAAGGACTCGACAATCTGAGGCGCTGGATAAGTCAAATGGAAGCAGTGCTAAAGAAGCAAAGCAAACTCGTCTGCAGCTTTCGTCAATTCAGGAGAAGGCTAAAAGAGGAACGTCATTGGATCTTCATCTTATTTT